One window from the genome of Microbulbifer pacificus encodes:
- a CDS encoding MFS transporter produces MTHQNQFALLGSRRFLPFFCTQSLGAFNDNVFKNALIVMIAFRLATDEANFLINLAAGLFILPFFLLSATAGQIADKVDKSVLIRRIKLVEIGIVLFGIAALYSGNNYLCLLILFLLGAQSTFFGPVKYAILPQHLQKTELVGGNALVEMGTFVSILLGTIVGGLLAGFTGEGESGLLWISAVITVTAVAGYLASRAIPSATPPAPDLIINYNPVTQTARILKEAAKTPSVFYAIIGISWFWLLGAAYLTQIPSLTRNVLGGSEAVVTLLLCCFTIGVAIGSLLCGRLSGGRVELGLVPIGAAGLTVVGIFLASVTGGYQPPTDGSIAAFWANEGSLGILVNLTLIGIFGGFFIVPLYSMMQERSAPEIRARIIAVNNVLNALFMVVAAVLGIVFLNVLGASIPQFFLIIALMNAAVAIFVFTKVPEFAMRLLIWLLSHTMYRVKHQGLERIPAEGAAIIACNHVSYVDALLLAGAVRRPIRFIMYKPIYEIPVLHFIFKTSRAIPICSKEKDPAGYARAFEAIEQGLKDGDLLCIFPEGQLTKDGELQPFKAGIEKILQRTPVPVIPMALRGLWGSFFSHKDGHAFSTLPRRFWSKVCVVAGQPLEAAMVKAEKLQETVLGLRGDHR; encoded by the coding sequence ATGACCCATCAGAACCAGTTTGCCCTGCTCGGCAGCCGCCGCTTCCTGCCCTTTTTCTGCACCCAGTCCCTCGGCGCCTTCAACGACAATGTGTTCAAGAATGCACTGATCGTGATGATCGCCTTCCGGCTCGCCACCGATGAGGCCAACTTCCTGATCAACCTTGCCGCCGGGCTGTTTATTCTGCCGTTCTTCCTGCTCTCCGCCACAGCGGGGCAGATTGCCGACAAGGTAGACAAGAGCGTTCTGATCCGGCGTATCAAACTCGTGGAAATCGGCATAGTGCTGTTCGGTATCGCCGCGCTTTACAGCGGCAACAACTACCTGTGTCTGCTGATACTGTTCCTGCTGGGCGCCCAGTCCACATTTTTCGGGCCAGTGAAATACGCCATCCTGCCCCAGCACCTGCAGAAGACCGAGCTGGTGGGGGGCAATGCCCTGGTGGAAATGGGCACGTTTGTTTCCATCCTGCTCGGCACCATTGTCGGCGGCCTGCTCGCGGGCTTTACCGGCGAGGGCGAGTCCGGGTTGCTGTGGATTTCCGCAGTCATCACCGTCACCGCGGTTGCGGGCTATCTGGCGAGTCGTGCGATTCCGAGCGCAACGCCGCCGGCACCGGATCTGATCATCAATTACAACCCTGTCACCCAGACCGCACGTATTCTCAAGGAAGCCGCAAAAACGCCGTCGGTGTTTTACGCCATCATCGGCATTTCCTGGTTCTGGCTGCTGGGCGCAGCCTACCTCACCCAGATTCCGAGCCTTACCCGCAACGTACTGGGTGGCAGTGAAGCGGTGGTTACTCTGCTGCTGTGCTGCTTCACCATCGGTGTGGCCATCGGTTCCCTGTTGTGCGGGCGCCTGTCCGGTGGCCGCGTGGAACTGGGGCTGGTCCCGATCGGCGCGGCGGGGCTGACTGTCGTCGGCATTTTCCTGGCGTCCGTCACCGGTGGTTACCAGCCGCCGACGGACGGTAGTATCGCCGCCTTCTGGGCCAATGAAGGTTCGCTCGGTATTCTGGTCAACCTGACCCTTATCGGTATTTTCGGCGGTTTCTTTATCGTGCCCCTCTATTCCATGATGCAGGAGCGCTCGGCACCGGAAATCCGCGCGCGAATCATCGCGGTAAACAATGTGCTGAACGCGCTGTTCATGGTGGTGGCTGCGGTACTTGGTATCGTGTTTTTGAATGTGCTGGGCGCGAGCATCCCACAGTTTTTCCTGATCATCGCACTGATGAATGCGGCGGTGGCGATCTTCGTGTTCACCAAGGTGCCGGAGTTTGCCATGCGCCTGCTGATCTGGCTGCTGTCGCACACCATGTACCGGGTAAAGCATCAGGGGCTGGAACGGATTCCCGCGGAAGGTGCGGCAATCATTGCGTGCAATCACGTGAGTTACGTGGATGCGCTGCTGCTCGCCGGCGCGGTGCGCCGCCCGATCCGTTTCATCATGTACAAACCGATCTACGAAATTCCGGTGCTGCATTTCATCTTCAAAACCAGCCGCGCGATCCCAATCTGTTCCAAGGAAAAGGACCCGGCGGGGTATGCGCGCGCATTTGAAGCCATTGAGCAGGGGCTGAAAGACGGCGATCTGTTGTGTATTTTCCCCGAAGGCCAGCTCACCAAAGATGGCGAGCTGCAACCGTTCAAGGCCGGCATTGAGAAAATCCTGCAACGCACCCCGGTACCAGTCATCCCCATGGCGCTGCGCGGACTGTGGGGCAGTTTCTTCAGCCACAAGGACGGGCACGCATTCAGCACGCTGCCGAGAAGATTCTGGTCGAAGGTCTGTGTGGTGGCTGGCCAGCCGTTGGAGGCGGCCATGGTCAAGGCGGAAAAACTACAGGAAACCGTATTAGGACTGCGCGGCGATCATCGCTGA
- a CDS encoding NAD(P)/FAD-dependent oxidoreductase → MNDPRLSNYRQSNYRQLSYWFDSLDTDVAPRAALESEQQVDIAIVGAGYTGLWTAYYLKQQNPELNIAMIEQEVAGYGASGRNGGWLMGEFTGFGDYLKLLPTPEKAVARTLASGIVGEVKQVCLREGIHCDLAHDGWLASAARFPAQLARVRESLNYYRALGFGEEDYRWLDAGEARALVNIRGTQGGMYARNVAAIHPAKLVRGLAHVVETQGVRIYEQSPVTEIKSGRVATARGSLAADVVISALEGFSNTVQSPFKRHAIPVVSRVIATEPLSDAQWRAIGFSRRVVSSDASRLISYMQRSADGRLLFGARGSYDRGGDVRTDAKLRDEELRVQLQLMLDFFPDLRGVEVSHHWCGNLAFSRGMRPAAIYDAHAGLALAGGYGGEGVGASNLFARTLADLILRRETALTSMPWALRGDANHLLRGWEPEPVPWLAYKVINAVYTWEESLDLGCGPRWQLPVARQLAQWCNKLL, encoded by the coding sequence GTGAATGATCCTCGTCTGTCGAATTACCGCCAATCGAATTACAGGCAGCTGAGCTACTGGTTCGACAGCCTCGACACCGATGTTGCGCCGCGCGCAGCGCTTGAGTCGGAGCAACAGGTGGACATCGCGATTGTGGGCGCAGGCTACACCGGGTTGTGGACCGCATATTACCTCAAGCAGCAAAACCCGGAGCTGAACATCGCGATGATCGAGCAGGAAGTGGCCGGCTATGGCGCTTCCGGTCGCAACGGTGGCTGGCTGATGGGGGAGTTCACCGGTTTCGGCGATTACCTGAAACTGTTGCCGACCCCTGAAAAGGCAGTCGCGCGGACACTGGCCTCCGGCATTGTCGGCGAGGTGAAGCAGGTCTGCCTGCGCGAGGGCATCCACTGTGACCTCGCCCATGATGGCTGGCTCGCAAGTGCCGCGCGCTTTCCCGCGCAGCTCGCACGGGTGCGCGAATCCCTCAATTACTATCGCGCACTGGGCTTCGGAGAGGAAGACTACCGCTGGCTTGATGCCGGTGAGGCGAGGGCGTTGGTCAATATTCGCGGCACCCAGGGCGGCATGTACGCACGTAATGTGGCTGCCATTCACCCCGCCAAACTGGTGCGCGGTTTGGCGCATGTGGTGGAGACGCAGGGAGTGCGTATATACGAACAGAGCCCCGTTACTGAAATCAAATCCGGGCGGGTGGCAACGGCGCGGGGCTCGCTGGCGGCGGACGTGGTGATCTCGGCACTGGAAGGCTTCAGTAATACGGTACAGAGCCCGTTCAAGCGCCACGCTATTCCCGTGGTCAGCCGCGTAATCGCCACCGAGCCTTTGAGTGATGCGCAGTGGCGGGCAATCGGTTTTTCTCGTCGTGTGGTCAGCTCGGATGCCAGTCGCCTGATTTCCTATATGCAACGCAGTGCCGATGGTCGCCTGCTGTTCGGAGCGCGCGGCAGCTACGATCGCGGTGGTGATGTGCGGACGGACGCCAAGCTGCGTGACGAAGAATTGCGTGTGCAGCTTCAGCTGATGCTGGACTTTTTTCCGGACCTGCGTGGCGTGGAAGTGAGTCACCACTGGTGCGGTAACCTCGCTTTTTCGAGAGGCATGCGGCCGGCGGCGATTTATGATGCGCACGCGGGGCTGGCGCTGGCTGGCGGTTATGGTGGCGAGGGCGTGGGCGCGTCCAATCTGTTTGCTCGCACACTGGCAGACCTGATTCTGCGGCGGGAAACGGCGTTGACGTCTATGCCTTGGGCACTTCGTGGCGATGCAAATCATCTACTGCGCGGCTGGGAGCCGGAGCCAGTGCCGTGGCTCGCCTACAAGGTGATCAACGCGGTGTACACCTGGGAGGAGTCCCTCGATCTGGGGTGTGGGCCGCGCTGGCAGCTGCCGGTGGCACGGCAGCTGGCGCAGTGGTGCAATAAATTACTCTGA
- a CDS encoding tetratricopeptide repeat-containing sulfotransferase family protein, translating into MNERAQSKQAFLQQTLSDGLKALSRGDIDFASKCCRAVLTQQPDLVQGHFLVGLVALEAQQPKVAFSAFQSVVKLQKDHPAAWAHIAKLFMRDGHFHAAGNALEAAESCAGGDAAVNDLIGNVYSMMGYYTEARRCFEGALRAEPDHPAYLQNYANNLVYHGEAEKAERVFLKIIAQHNDSPQAHWALAGARKAQDDAHITAMRQLLEQKNMPPRAQAFYHYAIGKELEDLQQWDAAFSAFSAGARARRATVAFDEQAEQATFDFLQEHYTPKWFASLADGNPDASPIFVLGQPRTGTTLVERIITAHSQVHSAGELQQFGLAVRRLTNYTDPKRFSAALFDGALTVDAEKLGGLYLQSVEKVRGDTPRFVDKLPQNYMMIPLILKALPNAKIVHLTRNPMDACFAGFKQLFADAYLHSYDQREMARHHGRYRKLMDTWRARFPGRFLDIAYEDTARDVESSARKLMAFLELSWEDACLEFHNQKTAVSTASAAQVREPAHTRSIGRWEHYAMQLKPMREELESLDIPVS; encoded by the coding sequence ATGAACGAGCGAGCGCAGAGTAAACAGGCATTTCTGCAGCAAACCCTGTCCGATGGATTGAAGGCGCTGTCCCGTGGCGATATCGATTTCGCGTCGAAATGTTGCCGGGCCGTTTTAACGCAACAGCCGGACCTGGTGCAGGGACATTTTCTGGTAGGGCTGGTAGCGCTGGAAGCGCAGCAGCCGAAGGTGGCGTTCAGCGCGTTTCAGTCGGTGGTGAAACTGCAAAAAGACCATCCTGCGGCCTGGGCGCATATCGCCAAACTGTTCATGCGCGACGGACATTTTCACGCGGCCGGCAACGCACTGGAAGCGGCGGAATCCTGTGCGGGGGGCGACGCCGCGGTCAACGACCTGATTGGCAATGTGTACTCCATGATGGGCTACTACACCGAGGCCCGGCGTTGCTTCGAGGGTGCGCTGCGCGCAGAACCCGACCACCCCGCGTACCTGCAGAACTATGCCAACAATCTGGTGTACCACGGTGAGGCCGAAAAAGCAGAGCGTGTTTTCCTGAAAATCATTGCCCAGCACAACGACAGCCCGCAGGCGCACTGGGCGCTGGCCGGCGCGCGCAAAGCGCAGGATGACGCGCATATTACGGCCATGCGGCAATTGCTCGAGCAAAAAAACATGCCGCCGCGGGCGCAGGCGTTTTATCACTACGCCATCGGCAAGGAACTGGAAGACCTGCAGCAATGGGATGCCGCTTTTTCCGCGTTTTCTGCGGGGGCGCGCGCGCGTCGTGCAACCGTGGCGTTTGATGAGCAGGCCGAGCAGGCCACCTTCGATTTTCTGCAGGAGCACTACACTCCGAAATGGTTTGCTTCGCTCGCCGACGGCAATCCCGATGCGTCGCCCATTTTCGTGCTTGGGCAGCCGCGCACCGGTACCACACTGGTGGAACGTATCATCACCGCACATTCGCAGGTCCATTCCGCCGGCGAACTCCAGCAGTTCGGTCTCGCCGTACGCCGACTTACCAACTACACCGACCCGAAACGCTTTTCTGCTGCACTCTTCGACGGGGCGCTCACGGTTGACGCAGAAAAACTTGGTGGACTCTATCTGCAATCCGTGGAGAAAGTGCGCGGGGATACCCCGCGCTTTGTGGACAAACTGCCGCAGAACTACATGATGATCCCGCTGATCCTGAAAGCGCTGCCCAATGCGAAAATCGTACACCTCACCCGTAATCCGATGGATGCCTGCTTTGCCGGTTTCAAGCAACTGTTTGCCGACGCTTACCTGCACTCCTACGATCAGCGGGAGATGGCCCGGCACCACGGGCGCTATCGCAAACTGATGGACACCTGGCGGGCGCGCTTTCCCGGTCGTTTCCTGGACATTGCTTACGAGGATACCGCGCGGGATGTGGAGTCCAGTGCGCGCAAACTTATGGCATTTCTCGAGCTGTCGTGGGAAGACGCCTGCCTGGAATTCCACAACCAGAAGACCGCAGTGTCCACTGCCAGCGCCGCGCAGGTGCGCGAGCCCGCGCATACCCGTTCCATCGGCCGCTGGGAGCACTATGCGATGCAACTGAAACCGATGCGTGAGGAACTGGAATCCCTCGACATTCCCGTGAGCTGA
- a CDS encoding TonB-dependent receptor, which yields MITRHLQEPAARTPLSNTPLLKKNTLAAAVATAVLASTLALPADAQVLAIEEVTVTASKREESVQDVPLAITALSGDFTRKVNLNDVKDLVSFTPGVTGNSQDSFIDAISVRGIRTQDFGVGGDPSAAFFKNDLYEGRNGSAVTSLYDMERAEILRGPQGFLFGRNSIGGAFSVHTRKAELKDGVSGYFETDVGQYGHFATEGAVNIGLSDNFAMRVAGYSSREDGFVDNVYPGSKDLIAHEKQALRWSTTFEKDALAVHTMVEYESREQSGSVYRAIEEGDIWDSFVESIGDPMMGGNPRRGDVDVDRFSGDADDADVLTLGLHVDYDFDRFTVTSNTGYKDHDYFYTEDYDGTPLNVNDFGLDQSGDYFQQEVRVTSTTEGPLSWYAGASYYKEEIDTRFLFRGDEDYMCAYYGNYYYPGNGFSGCADLYDYYGYAWSPAADGKLTETGHILGSYSGWASYVNLDYALTDTLTLGLGMRYTRDDKDFAISVPNPDSELGAYWAYGFSTDGFIRGSESWDKLTSRAILTYQPNNEDTYYASYTEGFKSGGFGSFNLASNAEGEPAIGNTDLTQEDGFGPNVFAPEEIDSFEVGYKSTLFGGSALFDVTGFMYRYTDLQVVVFDGGANIVKNVGEVDSLGLESSLTAELNDNVNLMFAFGWLDSEANKLQDICGLEDANGCEGSSLFWAPEFSGSLVLDAHFPFGDGILTASLETFWESERGGGWEGLETTKIDTYQDVALRVGYESNANWHVDAYVENLTNEFTWDGQNNNGGILPSHFFGPKRPRTFGMRFGMDFE from the coding sequence ATGATCACTCGCCATCTGCAGGAGCCGGCTGCCCGGACTCCACTGTCTAACACGCCACTTCTGAAAAAAAACACGCTCGCCGCAGCGGTGGCTACCGCGGTTCTTGCTTCGACGCTGGCGCTACCCGCCGATGCACAGGTTCTCGCGATTGAGGAGGTGACCGTCACCGCGAGTAAACGCGAGGAGTCGGTGCAGGATGTACCACTGGCGATTACCGCGCTCTCCGGCGATTTCACCCGGAAAGTGAACCTGAATGATGTGAAGGACCTGGTCTCCTTCACCCCCGGTGTCACCGGCAACAGCCAGGACAGCTTCATTGACGCGATCAGTGTGCGCGGTATCCGCACCCAGGACTTCGGTGTGGGTGGCGACCCCTCGGCGGCGTTTTTCAAGAATGATCTCTACGAGGGCCGCAACGGTTCCGCGGTTACCAGCCTGTACGATATGGAGCGCGCGGAAATCCTGCGTGGTCCCCAGGGGTTCCTGTTCGGGCGCAATTCCATCGGCGGTGCCTTCAGTGTCCACACCCGCAAGGCTGAACTGAAAGACGGAGTGAGCGGTTACTTTGAAACCGACGTCGGCCAATACGGGCATTTCGCCACAGAAGGTGCGGTCAACATCGGCCTCAGCGACAACTTCGCCATGCGCGTTGCGGGCTACAGCTCCCGGGAAGACGGCTTCGTCGACAACGTCTACCCGGGCTCGAAAGACCTGATTGCGCACGAGAAGCAGGCGCTGCGCTGGTCCACCACCTTCGAGAAGGACGCGCTGGCCGTCCATACCATGGTGGAGTATGAGTCCCGCGAACAGTCTGGTTCCGTGTACCGCGCGATCGAAGAGGGCGACATATGGGATTCGTTCGTCGAATCCATCGGCGACCCGATGATGGGCGGCAATCCCCGCAGGGGCGATGTGGACGTGGACCGCTTCAGCGGCGATGCCGACGATGCGGATGTACTGACGCTCGGTCTGCATGTGGATTACGATTTCGACCGCTTCACCGTTACGTCAAACACCGGTTACAAGGACCACGACTACTTTTATACCGAAGACTACGACGGCACACCGCTGAATGTGAACGACTTCGGCCTCGACCAGAGCGGTGATTACTTCCAGCAGGAAGTGCGTGTGACCTCCACCACCGAGGGGCCGCTGTCCTGGTATGCCGGTGCCTCCTATTACAAGGAAGAAATCGACACCCGCTTCCTGTTTCGCGGCGATGAAGATTACATGTGCGCCTACTACGGCAACTATTACTACCCCGGCAATGGCTTCAGTGGCTGCGCCGACCTCTACGATTATTACGGCTACGCCTGGAGTCCGGCGGCGGATGGCAAGCTGACCGAGACCGGCCACATCCTCGGTTCCTACTCCGGATGGGCCAGCTATGTGAATCTGGACTACGCGCTGACGGATACCCTGACCCTGGGCCTTGGTATGCGCTACACACGCGATGACAAGGACTTCGCCATCAGTGTGCCCAACCCGGACAGCGAACTCGGCGCCTACTGGGCCTATGGTTTCTCCACCGACGGTTTTATCCGCGGCAGCGAGTCCTGGGACAAACTCACCTCCCGCGCCATTCTCACTTACCAGCCGAACAATGAAGACACCTACTACGCCAGCTATACCGAGGGCTTCAAATCCGGGGGCTTCGGCAGCTTTAATCTGGCGAGCAATGCAGAAGGCGAACCGGCCATCGGCAATACCGATCTGACCCAGGAGGACGGTTTCGGACCCAACGTGTTTGCGCCTGAGGAAATCGACTCGTTCGAAGTGGGTTACAAGAGCACGCTGTTCGGCGGCAGCGCCCTGTTCGATGTGACCGGATTTATGTACCGCTACACCGATCTGCAGGTGGTCGTGTTCGACGGCGGCGCGAATATCGTGAAAAACGTGGGTGAAGTGGACAGCCTGGGGCTGGAATCCTCGCTCACCGCTGAGCTGAACGATAACGTCAACCTGATGTTCGCCTTCGGCTGGCTCGACAGCGAGGCCAACAAACTGCAGGACATCTGTGGTCTGGAGGACGCGAATGGCTGTGAGGGCAGTTCGCTGTTCTGGGCACCGGAATTTTCCGGATCGCTGGTCCTGGACGCACACTTCCCGTTTGGCGACGGTATTCTCACCGCGAGCCTGGAAACCTTCTGGGAAAGCGAGCGCGGTGGTGGCTGGGAAGGATTAGAGACCACGAAAATAGACACTTATCAGGATGTGGCTCTGCGTGTAGGGTATGAGTCCAATGCCAACTGGCACGTCGACGCCTATGTGGAAAACCTGACCAACGAATTCACCTGGGATGGCCAGAACAACAACGGTGGCATACTGCCGTCGCACTTCTTCGGACCCAAGCGCCCGCGTACTTTTGGTATGCGCTTTGGAATGGATTTCGAATAA
- the tpx gene encoding thiol peroxidase translates to MANITLKGNPITTVGDLPAVGSQAPAFTLVQGDLSELSLSDLAGKRVVLNIFPSVDTPTCAMSVRAFNEKVASLDNTVVVCVSADLPFAMTRFCGAEGIANVKLGSTFRASFGDDYGVKFETGPLKGLMSRAVVVVDESGKVVYTEQVAETADEPDYEAALAAL, encoded by the coding sequence ATGGCCAATATCACTCTGAAAGGAAATCCGATCACCACCGTTGGCGACCTGCCCGCTGTTGGCAGCCAGGCACCGGCTTTTACTCTGGTACAGGGCGACCTGTCCGAGCTCAGTCTTTCCGACCTCGCCGGCAAACGTGTGGTGCTGAATATTTTCCCGTCTGTGGATACCCCCACCTGCGCCATGTCCGTGCGCGCGTTCAATGAAAAAGTGGCCTCACTGGATAACACCGTGGTGGTCTGCGTGTCCGCGGATCTGCCCTTCGCCATGACCCGCTTCTGCGGTGCCGAGGGTATCGCCAACGTAAAACTGGGTTCCACTTTTCGTGCCAGCTTTGGCGATGATTACGGCGTGAAATTTGAGACAGGCCCGCTGAAAGGTCTGATGTCCCGCGCGGTGGTGGTGGTCGATGAGAGTGGCAAGGTGGTCTACACCGAACAGGTGGCGGAAACCGCTGACGAGCCGGACTACGAGGCAGCCCTGGCCGCGCTTTGA
- a CDS encoding M20/M25/M40 family metallo-hydrolase: MLKPLTNFSGALAAALLATMAQAIPLKQEDISVAEVLRDRALESSDAYSHVESLTVEVGPRRAGTKGDERAVAWAQQKMKDLGFDRVYTEQIDVKRWARGHAHAEVTAPFPQPLVVTSLGYGASTPEGGLTAEIVEFADVEALMKASARKVKGKIAFINKRMERARTGEGYGPAVAGRSKGMRAAAEKGAAALLLRSVGTDSDRFAHTGMMSVDGVENPVPALALSAPDANLLEAMLKRGKPVQVKLNVHNEALADGPSFNVIGEVVGREKPEEVVIIGAHLDSWDEGTGALDDGAGVAIVMETARLIAELPQRPRRTLRVVLFGAEEIGLVGAKQYVEAHTNDLEKIVMVSESDFGAGKIWRFDTRIPESKFAIADQMMQLLAPLGIKRGDNKASGGPDGSVFVAQGVPAMTLHQDGSDYFDYHHTPNDTLDKVDPENLRQNVAAWVVMSFLAAEMEGNLGRVPAEH; encoded by the coding sequence ATGTTAAAGCCCCTGACGAATTTTTCCGGTGCCCTGGCGGCTGCGCTGCTGGCCACCATGGCCCAGGCCATTCCACTGAAGCAGGAGGATATTTCCGTAGCGGAAGTGCTGCGCGACCGCGCACTGGAATCCTCCGATGCCTACAGCCACGTCGAGTCCCTCACCGTGGAGGTGGGGCCGCGTCGCGCCGGCACCAAGGGCGACGAGCGCGCTGTGGCCTGGGCTCAGCAGAAAATGAAAGACCTGGGCTTTGACCGGGTTTACACCGAGCAGATCGATGTAAAGCGCTGGGCCCGCGGCCACGCCCACGCGGAGGTGACCGCACCTTTCCCGCAGCCGCTGGTGGTCACTTCCCTCGGTTACGGTGCCTCCACGCCGGAAGGCGGCCTTACCGCGGAAATCGTGGAGTTCGCCGATGTAGAGGCGCTGATGAAGGCGTCGGCGCGCAAAGTGAAGGGCAAGATCGCGTTCATCAACAAGCGTATGGAGCGCGCGCGCACCGGTGAGGGATACGGTCCGGCAGTGGCGGGGCGCAGCAAGGGTATGCGTGCGGCGGCCGAAAAAGGGGCGGCGGCGCTGCTGCTGCGCTCGGTAGGTACCGATTCCGACCGCTTTGCGCATACCGGCATGATGTCTGTCGATGGCGTGGAGAACCCGGTGCCGGCGCTGGCCCTGTCCGCGCCAGACGCCAATTTGCTGGAAGCCATGCTGAAGCGCGGCAAGCCGGTACAGGTAAAACTGAATGTGCACAACGAAGCGCTGGCAGATGGCCCATCCTTCAACGTAATCGGCGAAGTGGTTGGCCGCGAGAAACCCGAAGAGGTGGTCATCATTGGTGCGCACCTGGACAGCTGGGATGAAGGCACCGGCGCACTGGACGACGGTGCCGGCGTGGCCATTGTCATGGAGACCGCACGCTTGATCGCCGAGCTTCCACAGCGCCCGCGTCGCACCCTGCGTGTGGTGTTGTTTGGTGCCGAGGAAATTGGCCTCGTCGGTGCGAAACAGTATGTGGAGGCGCATACCAATGATCTGGAAAAAATTGTTATGGTCTCCGAGTCCGATTTCGGGGCCGGCAAAATCTGGCGTTTCGATACCCGCATCCCCGAGAGCAAGTTCGCCATTGCCGATCAGATGATGCAGCTGCTGGCGCCGCTGGGCATCAAGCGCGGCGACAACAAGGCCTCAGGCGGCCCGGACGGCAGTGTGTTCGTCGCACAGGGCGTGCCGGCGATGACTCTGCACCAGGACGGCAGCGATTACTTCGACTACCACCACACGCCCAATGACACTCTGGACAAAGTGGACCCGGAAAACCTCAGGCAGAATGTGGCGGCCTGGGTGGTGATGTCCTTCCTGGCGGCGGAAATGGAAGGTAACCTCGGCCGCGTGCCGGCCGAACACTGA
- a CDS encoding lysophospholipid acyltransferase family protein, which yields MTAEKKTTIPADLPEEMPRVGNWLTQSIGLLIVKLLGWRFDGNFPPEKKLMVALAPHTSNWDFVVAMPFIMALKLKASWMMKKEAFFFPFKGLFMALGGIPTDRSAAGGMAKQVASQFKQNEKMWVAITPEGTRKKALKWKNGFLRIANAAGVPILLVAWDFPTKRICIDSLYHPTGDLEEDMREIQHRFSKYRGRNPENQTDLGERD from the coding sequence GTGACAGCCGAAAAGAAAACAACCATTCCCGCGGACCTTCCGGAAGAAATGCCGAGGGTGGGCAACTGGCTTACCCAGAGTATTGGCCTGCTGATTGTAAAACTGCTCGGATGGCGCTTTGATGGCAATTTCCCGCCGGAAAAGAAACTGATGGTGGCGCTGGCTCCGCACACATCCAACTGGGACTTTGTCGTGGCCATGCCTTTCATCATGGCGCTCAAGCTCAAGGCCTCATGGATGATGAAGAAGGAGGCTTTCTTCTTCCCGTTCAAAGGGTTGTTCATGGCTCTGGGTGGAATCCCCACCGACCGCTCGGCGGCCGGGGGAATGGCCAAACAGGTGGCGAGCCAGTTTAAGCAGAATGAAAAAATGTGGGTGGCGATCACGCCGGAAGGCACCCGCAAGAAAGCGCTGAAGTGGAAAAATGGATTCCTGCGCATTGCCAACGCCGCGGGTGTACCCATTCTGCTGGTAGCATGGGACTTTCCCACCAAGCGCATCTGTATAGACTCGCTGTATCATCCCACCGGAGATCTGGAAGAGGATATGCGGGAAATCCAGCATCGTTTCAGTAAATACCGCGGCCGCAACCCGGAAAACCAGACCGACCTCGGCGAGCGCGACTGA